The Pseudomonas pergaminensis nucleotide sequence GGCGATCATCACGGCAAACAGCCCGAGATAAAGGAACGCGTGGCCAAATGCAGCACCGATACGGGTCATGCGGCTGTAGCTGGCCAGCGGTGGTGGCGGTGGGCTCACCAGCCGCCAGACAATACGCACCAGCATGATGGCGAACAGCGTGATGCCAATGCTCTTATGCAGGTCCGGCGCGTCTTTGCGCCAGGCGCTGTAGTAGTCGAGACCGACCATCCACAAGCCCAGGGCGAACAGGCCAAACACCACCAGGGCGACGCCCCAGTGCAAAACAATGCTGACCCAACCATAGCGGGCCGATGAATTACGTAGCTGCATGTCCCAAATCCCGTAAGAGCTGTGCCCAAGACTAGCGATTTACCTATCGAATTAAAGCGGAAAATTTCGCTTTGAAATATCGAGAAATACGATCTGGAGCCTAGGCACAATAAGTTAACGACGGATTAAGGACTATTCCTAAGAAACGTGACAGACCGTCCTGTGTTTACCGCGAATTCACTCACAATAGGTTGTGACTCGAGCCACCATTGCATAGGCTTGCGCGATTGATTCACCTGCGCC carries:
- a CDS encoding cytochrome b; protein product: MQLRNSSARYGWVSIVLHWGVALVVFGLFALGLWMVGLDYYSAWRKDAPDLHKSIGITLFAIMLVRIVWRLVSPPPPPLASYSRMTRIGAAFGHAFLYLGLFAVMIAGYLISTADGVGIPVFGLFEIPAVVSGLPDQADNAGLVHLYLAWVLVVFAGLHGVAAFKHHFIDRDATLVRMLGRKA